One window from the genome of Labilithrix sp. encodes:
- a CDS encoding HD domain-containing protein yields the protein MGRRRAGMLDELLLGMFDLALAKTGVTEPIALAAVGSYGRGAVALRSDIDVRLVTKDGARRQAAAAKVADALLYPLWDAGLSVGHQVTSQSEMLELAQTDLATATSLLDLRVIAGEGGLVQELVDRAYLGLFSEGELGRFVERLEEEATARHARFGESLYLLEPEVKSGAGGLRDIDIARWAARARYRVGADPWTELVRLGVIVPREAQEMARAEQLLWRVRNRLHAHAGRKSDRLTFDQQETIAIELGYARKPSSPPGGDAESDAESDAIEAAPSSASPEARAEAAERFMQDYFGQARVVSRSREALLLRAKPPRRRGKPVEKDLGDGVRLFDGQVTVDSNALLDDPALALRVYDACIHERAPVLPFARDLIARFAADPTWSSRLRASEEAARLFLSLLCTVPEAPLKRGSVVGELHEVGLLLAMIPEFQPVTGRVHHDVYHVYTVDVHSVAAVDCLRAICRGDLAHERPLASRLAAEIARPLPLFLATLLHDVGKGYPDASGSRKNHSVSGAELCDAILPRLGVGGDDAAEIRSLVLGHLAMYHTATRRDLDDPSTAQEFVPVVRGREGLRNLYLLTVADITTTSPTAMTSWKARMLDELYFAADAHLAGARDTFDVARTERVRTMALSAWSGKKAELGAFLQTMPDRYLLANPPESIVAHARVAIERAATDAVVHAALVPSRHPEVSELCVVAEDAPGLLARIAAAITAARLEVLGAQVYSRGIRPAGRAHEASEAVDLFWIRDARSGADGVARALPRLLRDLEQLCAGKRSADELLRDRVGSASPWRERPSPAVLSEVVVDDRASPRHTVVEVFAKDRPGLLYSLARALHDLGLSIALSKINTEGTKVADVFYVNELDGAKVAPGARFKEIREALLEAARGGPEARESMRVVAASAARPE from the coding sequence ATGGGGCGCCGGCGGGCCGGGATGCTCGACGAGCTCCTTCTAGGCATGTTCGACCTCGCCCTCGCCAAGACCGGCGTGACCGAGCCGATCGCCCTCGCCGCGGTTGGGAGCTACGGGCGCGGGGCTGTCGCCCTGCGATCCGACATCGACGTCCGCCTCGTCACGAAGGACGGCGCCCGCCGCCAGGCCGCCGCCGCCAAGGTCGCCGACGCTCTCCTCTATCCATTGTGGGACGCCGGCCTGTCAGTGGGGCACCAGGTCACATCGCAGTCCGAGATGCTGGAGCTCGCGCAAACCGATCTCGCGACCGCGACGTCGCTCCTCGATCTCCGTGTCATCGCGGGCGAGGGCGGCCTCGTGCAGGAGCTCGTCGACCGCGCGTACCTCGGCCTCTTCAGCGAGGGTGAGCTCGGGCGCTTCGTCGAGCGCCTCGAAGAAGAGGCGACCGCGCGGCACGCTCGCTTCGGTGAGTCGCTCTACCTCCTCGAGCCGGAGGTGAAGTCCGGCGCGGGCGGCCTGCGCGACATCGACATCGCGCGCTGGGCCGCGCGCGCGCGGTACCGCGTCGGCGCCGATCCGTGGACCGAGCTCGTGCGCCTCGGCGTCATCGTCCCGCGCGAGGCGCAGGAGATGGCGCGCGCGGAGCAGCTCCTGTGGCGCGTGCGGAACCGGCTCCACGCGCACGCCGGACGGAAGAGCGATCGCCTCACGTTCGATCAGCAGGAGACGATCGCGATCGAGCTCGGCTACGCGCGCAAGCCGTCGAGCCCGCCCGGCGGTGACGCGGAGTCCGACGCCGAGTCGGACGCGATCGAGGCCGCGCCCTCCAGCGCGTCGCCGGAGGCGCGCGCGGAGGCGGCGGAGCGCTTCATGCAGGACTACTTCGGCCAGGCGCGCGTCGTGTCGCGCAGCCGCGAGGCGCTCCTCCTCCGCGCGAAGCCGCCGAGGCGCCGCGGCAAGCCGGTGGAGAAGGACCTCGGCGACGGAGTGCGCCTCTTCGACGGGCAGGTCACCGTCGACTCGAACGCGCTCCTCGACGATCCCGCGCTCGCGCTACGCGTGTATGATGCATGCATTCACGAGCGCGCGCCGGTGCTCCCGTTCGCGCGCGATCTCATCGCTCGCTTCGCCGCCGACCCGACGTGGTCCTCGCGCCTCCGCGCGAGCGAGGAGGCCGCGCGCCTCTTCCTCTCGCTCTTGTGCACCGTGCCCGAGGCGCCGCTCAAGCGCGGGTCCGTCGTCGGCGAGCTGCACGAGGTCGGGCTCCTCCTCGCGATGATCCCGGAGTTTCAGCCCGTCACCGGCCGCGTGCACCACGACGTCTACCACGTGTACACGGTCGACGTTCACAGCGTGGCCGCGGTCGACTGCCTCCGCGCGATCTGCCGCGGCGACCTCGCGCACGAGCGCCCGCTCGCGTCGCGGCTCGCGGCCGAGATCGCGCGGCCGCTCCCGCTCTTCCTCGCGACGCTGCTCCACGACGTCGGCAAGGGCTACCCCGACGCGTCGGGCTCGCGGAAGAACCACTCCGTGAGCGGCGCCGAGCTGTGCGACGCGATCCTCCCGCGCCTCGGCGTGGGCGGCGACGACGCGGCCGAGATCCGATCGCTCGTGCTCGGGCACCTCGCGATGTACCACACCGCGACGCGCCGCGACCTCGACGATCCGAGCACGGCGCAGGAGTTCGTGCCGGTCGTGCGGGGGAGGGAAGGCCTCCGCAACCTGTACCTCCTCACCGTCGCGGACATCACGACGACCTCGCCCACCGCGATGACGTCGTGGAAGGCGCGCATGCTCGACGAGCTGTACTTCGCCGCCGACGCGCACCTCGCCGGCGCGCGCGACACCTTCGACGTCGCGCGCACCGAGCGCGTGCGCACGATGGCGCTCTCGGCGTGGAGCGGCAAGAAGGCCGAGCTCGGCGCGTTCCTCCAGACGATGCCGGACCGCTACCTCCTCGCGAACCCGCCGGAGTCGATCGTCGCGCACGCCCGCGTCGCGATCGAGCGCGCGGCGACCGACGCCGTCGTCCACGCCGCGCTCGTGCCGTCGCGCCATCCAGAGGTGAGCGAGCTCTGCGTCGTCGCGGAGGACGCGCCCGGCCTGCTCGCCCGCATCGCGGCCGCGATCACGGCCGCGCGGCTCGAGGTCCTCGGCGCGCAGGTCTACTCGCGCGGGATCCGCCCCGCCGGCCGCGCGCACGAGGCGAGCGAGGCGGTCGACCTGTTCTGGATCCGCGACGCACGGAGCGGCGCCGACGGCGTCGCGCGCGCGCTGCCGCGGCTCCTCCGCGATCTCGAGCAGCTCTGCGCGGGGAAGCGGTCGGCCGACGAGCTCCTGCGCGATCGGGTCGGGAGCGCGTCGCCGTGGCGCGAGCGCCCGTCGCCCGCGGTCCTCTCCGAGGTCGTCGTCGACGACCGCGCATCGCCGCGACACACCGTCGTCGAGGTGTTCGCGAAGGACCGCCCCGGCCTCCTCTACAGCCTCGCGCGCGCGCTCCACGACCTCGGGCTCTCGATCGCGCTCTCGAAGATCAACACCGAGGGCACCAAGGTCGCGGACGTCTTCTACGTGAACGAGCTCGACGGAGCCAAGGTCGCCCCCGGCGCGCGGTTCAAAGAGATCCGCGAGGCCCTGCTCGAAGCCGCTCGCGGAGGGCCCGAGGCACGTGAGAGCATGCGCGTCGTCGCGGCCTCGGCCGCGCGGCCCGAATAG
- a CDS encoding OmpA family protein: MSKKVIFPLMAVFALSVGVGSLGCQAEAKIGNAEPKAATPPPPEPPPPPASTPAPEPPPPAPIKSTGKAKVEGDTIKIPGKIHFKVNSAVIEEDKETKEILQTVADVLKENTQITKLHIEGHTDADGGHDHNQKLSQDRADAVAKWLTEKGGVDKGRLDPKGWGEERPLAKNDTPANKETNRRVEFKIWEINGKPTDAQKNDAAPPAAK; encoded by the coding sequence ATGTCCAAGAAGGTCATCTTCCCGCTTATGGCGGTGTTTGCGTTGAGTGTTGGCGTTGGTTCGCTCGGCTGCCAGGCCGAAGCCAAGATCGGTAACGCGGAGCCGAAGGCCGCGACGCCGCCCCCGCCGGAGCCCCCGCCGCCGCCCGCGTCGACGCCCGCGCCGGAGCCCCCGCCGCCGGCGCCGATCAAGTCGACCGGCAAGGCAAAGGTCGAGGGCGACACGATCAAGATCCCGGGCAAGATCCACTTCAAGGTCAACAGCGCCGTCATCGAGGAGGACAAGGAGACGAAGGAAATCCTCCAGACGGTCGCGGACGTCCTGAAGGAGAACACGCAGATCACGAAGCTGCACATCGAGGGTCACACGGACGCGGACGGCGGCCACGACCACAACCAGAAGCTCTCGCAGGACCGCGCCGACGCGGTCGCGAAGTGGCTGACGGAGAAGGGCGGCGTCGACAAGGGCCGCCTCGATCCGAAGGGCTGGGGCGAAGAGCGCCCCCTCGCGAAGAACGACACGCCGGCGAACAAGGAAACGAACCGCCGCGTCGAGTTCAAGATCTGGGAAATCAACGGCAAGCCGACCGACGCGCAGAAGAACGACGCCGCCCCGCCCGCGGCGAAGTGA
- a CDS encoding SUMF1/EgtB/PvdO family nonheme iron enzyme, which yields MALRGSLPRLALLSLLASGAVVAATDCSELTQVVIVVDTDLAPSDVDRVDVTVTGPNGNAGDRSAEAASLPLSFSVQAGSNPSADLTIVAVAKRGGADVLRRTAVVRMTDGKSTLVHLSLCRACGATCADVTTTTDFTGTVPSAPSCSGAEERDGGGDAGDGGPPVATRCPGAPREMTLIATPGGKRFCIDTTEVTTSAYDEFLKSTAADASTQPPECAFNTDFSKPQDPGGSPECELSRPVFQLDPATRPDVPMTCADWCDARAYCAWKGKHLCGRIGERTQLDYGAYVNPEVSEWYAACSNLGATTYPYGNAEDQLSASCNVDTDVAPTVCNRPTCRTDAGVCDMVGNVWEWEDACELREGLRRCLVRGGSARAGNPGIYDRCNIGPTGKYADVPINTSQNDIGFRCCADPLN from the coding sequence ATGGCCCTCCGCGGAAGTCTCCCGCGCCTCGCGCTGCTCTCGCTCCTCGCGAGCGGCGCCGTCGTCGCGGCGACGGACTGCTCGGAGCTCACGCAGGTCGTCATCGTCGTCGACACCGACCTCGCGCCCTCCGACGTCGATCGCGTCGACGTGACGGTGACCGGCCCGAACGGCAACGCGGGCGATCGCTCCGCCGAGGCCGCGTCGCTCCCGCTCAGCTTCAGCGTGCAGGCCGGGAGCAACCCGAGCGCGGACCTGACCATCGTCGCGGTCGCGAAGCGCGGCGGCGCGGACGTGCTCCGCCGCACCGCCGTCGTCCGCATGACCGACGGCAAGAGCACGCTCGTGCACCTGTCGCTCTGCCGCGCGTGCGGCGCGACGTGCGCCGACGTCACGACGACGACCGACTTCACGGGCACGGTCCCGAGCGCGCCGTCGTGCAGCGGCGCCGAGGAGCGAGACGGCGGCGGCGACGCCGGCGACGGCGGCCCGCCGGTCGCCACGCGGTGTCCCGGCGCGCCGCGCGAGATGACGCTGATCGCCACGCCGGGAGGAAAGCGCTTCTGCATCGACACGACCGAGGTCACGACGAGCGCCTACGACGAGTTCCTGAAGAGCACGGCCGCCGACGCGAGCACGCAGCCGCCGGAGTGCGCGTTCAACACCGACTTCTCGAAGCCGCAGGACCCCGGCGGCTCGCCCGAGTGCGAGCTGAGCCGGCCGGTCTTCCAGCTCGACCCGGCGACGAGACCGGACGTCCCGATGACGTGCGCGGACTGGTGCGATGCGCGCGCGTACTGCGCCTGGAAGGGGAAGCACCTATGCGGTCGCATCGGCGAGCGCACGCAGCTCGACTACGGCGCGTACGTCAACCCGGAGGTGAGCGAGTGGTACGCCGCCTGCTCGAACCTCGGCGCGACGACGTACCCCTACGGCAACGCGGAGGACCAGCTCTCCGCGAGCTGCAACGTCGACACCGACGTCGCCCCGACGGTCTGCAACCGCCCGACGTGCCGAACGGACGCCGGCGTCTGCGACATGGTCGGCAACGTCTGGGAGTGGGAGGACGCGTGCGAGCTCCGCGAGGGCCTCCGCCGGTGCCTGGTCCGGGGCGGCTCGGCGCGCGCCGGCAACCCCGGCATCTACGACCGCTGCAACATCGGCCCCACCGGCAAGTACGCCGACGTCCCGATCAACACGAGCCAGAACGACATCGGCTTCCGCTGCTGCGCCGACCCGCTAAACTGA